The genomic DNA cgcctgGCTCCGAGACCGCTGCCCCTGCCCGCTCTGCGTCAGCCCCTCCTCCGGTAACAAAGCCTTCGCCACCACCGAGATCCCCAGCGACGTCGCCTTCGACCACGTCCAGCAGTCGGCGGACGGCGCCCTCCAGGTCCGCTGGGCGAACGACATCCCAcgcgccgcagccgccgagcacgtctccgtcttccccgccgccggggcgGACTCCATCCGCGCCATGACGCTCGAGAAGCCCGTCCTCTTCGCCCGCCACACCTGGGCCGCCGACCACACCCCAAAACTCGCCTGGACGAGCGCGAACCTCGCCCCTGAGCTCTTGCGGGTCGACTACgccgacttcctcgccggcggccccTCTTTCCGCGACGCTGCCCTCTCGCTGTCCCGCATCGGGCTGCTCTTCCTCACCAACGTGCCGAAGTCCGAGACGGCCGTTGCCGACATCGCCCTCcgcttcggcgccgtcaaggagacCTTCTATGGTCGCACCTGGGACGTCATCTCCAAGCCGGACGCCGAGAACGTCGCCTACACATCGGCCTACCTCGGCCTGCACTCCGACATGCTCTACCTTGAGTCCCCGCCCCGCATCCAGCTGCTGCACTGCCTCGAGAACTCTTGCTCCGGCGGCGAGTCCATCTTCAGCGACGCCTTCCACGCCAGCAGCTACCTCCTGCGCCACGCCCCCGACCACTACAGGCAACTTTGCGATACCAAGGTCCCATACCACTACAACCGGAACGGCTTCTTCTACCGCCAAGCGCGGCCAGTCATCAGCCACTCGGAGCACCACCACCTGCGCGAGGTCTGGTGGTCGCCGCCCTTCCAGGCCCCTTTCCCGCTCAACGACACCCCGGAGCAGGCGGCCGCGTGGAGCGGGTGGCTCGCGGCCGCGCGCGCGTTCCAggacgtcctcgaggccccGGACAACGTGTTCCAGTACAAGCTGCGGCCGGGCGAGTGCGTCATCTTCGACAACCGCCGCGTGCTGCACGGGCGCCGCGCCTTCGACACAGGCAGCGGCCGCCGCTGGCTCAAGGGGACCTacgtggcggacgaggacttcAAGAGCATCCTGCGGGGCATTTCCCGCGTGGAATAGGGGGGAGAACAAGCTACTCATAAGAGATCTGCGAATGCGCATACCAGgattgggggaggggaggtgcATATCATTTCAaggcagccagcctcagtgGGTACATACATAATGATGACCATGATGTTTACATGCTTGATGTTTTGACGAGGGATGGAGGACTGGATGCCACAACCAGCCGAGTTTGGAAGTCGATATCGGCCAGACACAGCACATTTACCGTGATAAGCGCATCCGGCGCAGACAAAATGCCGTTTGCTGGTGTGGCTGCATGTCGCAATAGAATATTTTTAATGACGGTTGACTACCAACTAGCAagcccttttcctttttcgTTTTTGAAATAAACCTGACGCCACGCCAAGCCATGTCCGATGAAATCACGAGGTCCTCAAGAAGTTCAAGTTCACTCGTGTTGTGCGTAGAAACCGATGCCCGAATCCCTCTAACCCAACTCCATAACCGTCAGGGTCATGCCAGAAACCTTTGTAATCAATCGCTGCGGCGAGATCGAAGCTGCCGCTCTTCACCCATTCTAAGACTCCCacttcttggcctcgacgccctcggggGGCATTGTGTCCACCTTGCGGGCCTTGACGTCGTCCCAGTCGGTGCTGAGGGCCGTGCCGTTGCTCTCGGTGAAGCTCTTCATCATggcgcgctgctgctcgggGGTGGCGCCCTTGTAGAGAGTCTTGAAGAAAGCGTTAATGTCCTtttcatcatcgtcgtcaatACCCTCGAGCTTGTCCCAGTTCTTGGGGCCCGACTTGGAGGAAGTCGGGTAGGCGGGCGcattgctgctgccggcggcggcgggtttCTGGGTTGTTGATGCCGAGGGAGTAGCGGGTGTCGCGGCGGGGGCAGCGGCCTTGGGAGCAGCGGGTGCGGCATCTTGAGAGCGCTGAAGTGTGGGCCACTTTCCtgcctcgagcttcttgagggAAAACTCGATCTTGTTCGCGGTGACGGTGTGCTTGGAGCCCGCAGGGTCGATTTGGCCCCAGAGGGGTATGGTGTACAAGGGCTCGTGGCCGGGGATGTGCGTCATGCGGATCTGCGAGTAGGGACGGTCAGAACAATGATTCCCTGTAGCAGAGACATTGGGTAAATGGGGGAAGACTACCTCTTGAGCGTCATACTCAACCTTAAACTCGTCCTTGGGAATGTTCTTGGCGAAGACGGACACCGACATGGTAGCGTTGCTCTGGAAGAAGTCGACGCGCACATCCTTCTGAACCTCAGGCTTCTTAGCTGCGGCGGCCGCAGCAGCCttaacctcctccttggtgatctcttcctcctccgcttcGTCCTCGGGGGCGTCCAGCGAGAGTCCCGGGTCATACTTCACCGTAACCTTCCGcttctcgtcatcctcggcgagcttctctAACGCGCCGAGAATCTGCAAGCGCAGAGCGCACGTCGAATTCCACAGCGCACCAAACTTACTCGTGGCTGGATCCTCCGTCGCCCGCACAGCCGTTATTTCGTCCGTCAGTTGACTTTTGGTCGCCGTCGCGAAGCCGCGGCCATCAACCTTGGGCTCTTTCCACTCCGGGAGCGACATGCTCTTGCCCTCGGTCAAACGCTGGGCCCATGTGGCGCAAgcgtcggcgttggcgagctcgccgaggcggaaATGGGCGACGGCGCGACGGTACTGGGCGTCGGTGATAAAGGCGCGGTTaccgcgggcggcggcggcgacttgtgcgagctcggcgtcacGGAGGGCGCGCTTGTAGTCCTTGGTGGCGATGTAGGCCTTGGAGCGGCCGATGAACCACTTGGGCGACTTTGTCGACTTGAGGGCCACGGAAAGCTTTTCGATGGCGAGGGGCCAGTTCTTGGCTTCGACAGCATCCATGCCTGCCTGGCCGGCTGCGTATTCGGACATGATGGGCGGGTTGTGACAATGAATGCTTCGGTAATGGGATTTGATGTGGAGTTTTCTTTGGTATGGGTTACTGGTATGTGTGCTGCCTCAATGCTGGTGCAGCTGAGGAAAGTGCTATCACAAAGGTGGTGTAGAGTTTGATTTTGTGAATAGGCAAACAGAGATGGGAGAGAAAACAAAACGGTGATGATGCAGCTGCAGGTTGAAGGTTCACTACCGTTGCCGCAGAGGGAGGGGTCAGACTGTTCTGGAAGCTGTAGTGGGGCAACTACCTCCCCAGCCAGCCAGGTACCTTGGGGTCTTCGTACACTTTCTGCCGCCACCAACTTCCATGCACCCCGCACTGGCCACTTCACAGCTTCACTGCCTTCACCGCCTTCAGCTGCCATCCTAGGGATTGACTGGTCTAGGACCTCTtggggaggagagaaggggaCCACTAACTACTTCCTTGGTTGGTAGGTAGCGAGAAACAGGTGAaaggtactctgtacagacCAAACATTCTATTTTGCGTGTTGCTCTAGACGCTTGTTCCACTGCAGCTCCCTACAGCAATGCCCCTGAATCGGAGAAAGGGAGTGCCACAACACAATACTATGTCATCTTGGAAACCATGCAAGATGAGCAAGAGCCTCAGTAACTTGATCATTTCTCATTAACTAATTATGTTTACGTTTAGATGATAGAGTTGAAATCCACGAAACAGGAGGATCTAGGCCTCATATGTCTCCCTTCTCGCTGATGCCAGGGGTGATTTTCTCGTCGGGGTACTTGCGGGCAAACATGCCGAGCGCCTTGATGGGAAAGGAGAATTTGTAGTTGGGGTACGCAATGGTGCagctcttgttgaagacGCCTTCCATGGTCTCCTGCAGCCACTCGCCATTGGCCTGCTGGCGATCCATGAGAAACTGGATGCCCTTGCGGAGAGGTTCCTTGTAGGGGTAATTTGCCTCCATGAGGCCGATGAGGGCCCACGCGGTTTGCACCACCAAAGATCCTCGGGGGTGCTCGTGGTACTCCATCGTCTCGCATGCCTATGCCCTTCTGTCAGTACATCTCATGCTTGCTTGGTAGGGTCTGTGGGGAGGTTCACCTTGTAGCTTTCGGACCAGCCGCCATCTTCTCTCTGCTTGGAGATGAAGAATTCGCACCCTCTCTTGGAGACCTTGCTGGTATCGTAGAAGTCTCCCACACTCGCCAAGCTCTCGAGCGCAAACATGCCGGCATACGTGAAGCAGATACCCCAGCTGCCATACCACGAGCCATCTATGTTCTGGTGGGATCGGATCCAGTTCACGGCACGCTTGATGAAGATGCGGATGTCGTCCTGCCGGTAGTCGGGCCAGTGCTTCTGGAAGAGAGACAGGGCCGTGACGCAGGCAGTCGTGCACTCTGGGTAGTCGTACTCGATCATGATGCGGCCAAAGACCTCGGCAGCGTTGAGCATTTCCATGTactcgccgccgcgtcgtTTCTCGTAGGAGCCCACACCTCCGGTCTCGTTCTGGTACAGCAGGATGGAGTCGATGGAGTCGAAGATGCGCTGATCCTCGAGGAGTTGGGGGTATCCCTGCGTCTTCTGCAGCAGGATGACGGCCTTCAGAGCCTCGGAGATGCAGTCACTCACGGCGTAGCCCTGCTCTCGGTTGCTGAATGGCCAACCGCCTCGGCGCTGCTGGCGATAGCACTTCTCCGAGTCCTTGCAATCCTCGCGGATCTGCTGCCTGTCGAGAAACCCGAGCGCCTTTTCGAGCATTGGGCGCCATCGGTCGTCCGTCTCAAGGCCAGCCGCAACGACGGACTGAATCATGAAGGCGGTATCCCAGCATTGGACACCGTTCGTGCCGTTGCCAAGCATGCCCTCGGCATTGACCCACAGCGAATCCATGATCCTGTCGGCGTGCCGGCGGACGGTATAGGCACCGGGCCCGTCACGGATGTAGCAGACGATGTGGTTCATGGGG from Colletotrichum higginsianum IMI 349063 chromosome 3, whole genome shotgun sequence includes the following:
- a CDS encoding TfdA family Taurine catabolism dioxygenase TauD, with amino-acid sequence MALATVFRPALRSTGMLKSAARPSLSSRLPGRRPLIAPFAPVHTTSPKPQEAAALREDPDVVVRQAAVPRSTAPSVDDLNRSLDLLSSSSNDLTRRVEESLDALRHPLRYESPKDTPHLLHVTDATTNRPRAVLDAAWLRDRCPCPLCVSPSSGNKAFATTEIPSDVAFDHVQQSADGALQVRWANDIPRAAAAEHVSVFPAAGADSIRAMTLEKPVLFARHTWAADHTPKLAWTSANLAPELLRVDYADFLAGGPSFRDAALSLSRIGLLFLTNVPKSETAVADIALRFGAVKETFYGRTWDVISKPDAENVAYTSAYLGLHSDMLYLESPPRIQLLHCLENSCSGGESIFSDAFHASSYLLRHAPDHYRQLCDTKVPYHYNRNGFFYRQARPVISHSEHHHLREVWWSPPFQAPFPLNDTPEQAAAWSGWLAAARAFQDVLEAPDNVFQYKLRPGECVIFDNRRVLHGRRAFDTGSGRRWLKGTYVADEDFKSILRGISRVE
- a CDS encoding CS domain-containing protein, which gives rise to MSEYAAGQAGMDAVEAKNWPLAIEKLSVALKSTKSPKWFIGRSKAYIATKDYKRALRDAELAQVAAAARGNRAFITDAQYRRAVAHFRLGELANADACATWAQRLTEGKSMSLPEWKEPKVDGRGFATATKSQLTDEITAVRATEDPATSKFGALWNSTCALRLQILGALEKLAEDDEKRKVTVKYDPGLSLDAPEDEAEEEEITKEEVKAAAAAAAKKPEVQKDVRVDFFQSNATMSVSVFAKNIPKDEFKVEYDAQEVVFPHLPNVSATGNHCSDRPYSQIRMTHIPGHEPLYTIPLWGQIDPAGSKHTVTANKIEFSLKKLEAGKWPTLQRSQDAAPAAPKAAAPAATPATPSASTTQKPAAAGSSNAPAYPTSSKSGPKNWDKLEGIDDDDEKDINAFFKTLYKGATPEQQRAMMKSFTESNGTALSTDWDDVKARKVDTMPPEGVEAKKWES
- a CDS encoding Terpene cyclase/mutase family member — its product is MVAEKPSSLASSNGTGVEAKSIQVQSRKRVAEAIAEQEWPKKPRIDAKTDRTRWRMKDEDGRHTWKYLGADDEAAKNWPQTYADKYYLGLPLDLPILPEPANPLDATLNGLEFMEKLQLPFGDWGCEYGGPMFLLPSAVIAWYVTKTPISSAFATEIKNYLFARAHPELGGWGLHTEGLSTVFGTSLNYTTLRLVGVDADEPVMVKARARLHELGGATQGPHWSKWWLAVLGVVDWDIVNPVPPEIWLLPKWVPIHPERWWVHIRQVFLPMSYVYSRRWTCEETDVIRSLKKEMFPENWASINWKAHRNSIAPGDNYHPKSWLLNTANWFLVNIWNPYLRTESIKEKAEAWTSELVDMEDANTDYLGLAPVNGPMNHIVCYIRDGPGAYTVRRHADRIMDSLWVNAEGMLGNGTNGVQCWDTAFMIQSVVAAGLETDDRWRPMLEKALGFLDRQQIREDCKDSEKCYRQQRRGGWPFSNREQGYAVSDCISEALKAVILLQKTQGYPQLLEDQRIFDSIDSILLYQNETGGVGSYEKRRGGEYMEMLNAAEVFGRIMIEYDYPECTTACVTALSLFQKHWPDYRQDDIRIFIKRAVNWIRSHQNIDGSWYGSWGICFTYAGMFALESLASVGDFYDTSKVSKRGCEFFISKQREDGGWSESYKACETMEYHEHPRGSLVVQTAWALIGLMEANYPYKEPLRKGIQFLMDRQQANGEWLQETMEGVFNKSCTIAYPNYKFSFPIKALGMFARKYPDEKITPGISEKGDI